In Sesamum indicum cultivar Zhongzhi No. 13 linkage group LG1, S_indicum_v1.0, whole genome shotgun sequence, the sequence ATCTTGAAGATGTTTGTGGGATGACCTCGACTCAACAAAAAAGACGATGTATTTGCGATTCATAGAAGGCATGAGCTTGTAGACGAGGCTAATCCGTATGCGTGGATCGATATGCTTCCGCTAGTTAAGGTTAAGTCGGTCCACAATTATGAGCCTATATGATTAACATCTATGTGCACATAACCATTTAATTATATGCGagatttattaatgaaataatatatgaattatggATTATTATTTTCCAACACTAGGTAAGCAACTGATGTTCGATTTTAAGTTATCAAGTAGGTATCAAAtgatttgtcatttttcatGTGGTTCCTGAACTTGAATATAGCACCCTGCAGCTTGTAAGTATGTTGATATGGGCTCTTCTGTTTTCCTCTCAGGTGAACAATGCAGGGATTAGTGGAGCCATTTTCCatgttgaaaaaattgaagctGTTGGACCATTTgtatttcacttttctttcccCACTCTCTTACCTAAACTTTCACCTTCCGTTTTTGTGTTCGTCTTATGATGCTTACTACTGCGTATTCTTCTCAACATGTAAGTTCTTTTCTGTGTATATTGTATGATAATTCATttgtttaatttcattttcttggtcCAGATACGAGAAGCCAACGTAAACTGGGATGACATAGTAACTCAGACATATGAAGCGGCAGCAGAAGGCTTGCAGACAAACTACTATGGTGCAAAAAGACTGTCTGAAGCACTTCTTCCCCTTCTCCGGCTTTCTGATTCACCTAGGATTGTAAATGTCTCCTCTGCAAGCGGGAAACTAAAGGTATCTCTCATCACATACAACCAACACTTAATTTACACTGCATTTCAACCTTTGACAAGGTTATCTTTCGTCCATGAAATTTCCAGTATATTACCAATGAATGGGCCAAAAAGGTACTAACCGATGCTGAAAATCAAGAGAGTTTGGACCAAGTGCTGAATGAGTTTCTCAAAGACTTCAAGGAGGGCAACTTGTATGTAGAAGGCCAGCCTGGAGTTCTGGCAGCATATACAATCTCGAAAGCAGCCATGAATGCACATACCAGGATTCTTGCAAAGAAACATCCTGGTTTTCGGATAAACTCCGTCTGCCCTGGCTATGTCAAGACAGACATCAACTGCAATACGGGCATACTGACAGTCCAAGAAGGTGCTGAAAGTGTTGTCAGGCTCGCCCTACTGCCTGTTGATGGCCCGTCTGGATTGTTCTTTGTCCGAAACCAAGTGTCATCTCTGGAGGAATGAAGTTGAAACATCTCCACAAGCATGAGGTTGAGGCCCATTTTATTCAAACCCAACATTTCAACTCCTATATATGATCAATTCCACAGAAAAAACTGCTACATTGGGCCGTTGGTCTCCCCtcttttattcataaaaaatgaaataagaaaatttgaggTCCATTTAGTTCTGCTTGTTAGATTTGTTTCTCAGCAGATTGGTCCAAGTAATAAATACTTGTCTATTTCTCCTTTGGTAAGTCTAAACAAAGTActaatctatactattataaagagAGGAGGACTTAGAGATATAAAAGGGTGGTTTTCATACtacttttaccaaaaattatgtttCTCTTCaacttaattcaattttacccATTCTCTTTACCCACAACCCCtttagaattattataataccaTTAggctattttattattatacaaaatagatCCTTCAATTTTCCAACTTATGTTAAATTAACTATTCAATCATGCAATTACATGGATTCGAAAAGTAAATTTaatccattttatttaattttttattgttaattgaaattgaaataacataatagtgtttatttttgcatgtatatatatatatataatgatcgTTATCAATAtaacatagaaaaaaaatgcaacttactcttgtaatattataaatgtgcaaattacccctttataaaaaaaatagcaatttacccccttatattttttaaaatacaataatttttttcatgtattttttaaaatgaagcaagtTAGGGAGATACATTGTTTCGTTCCTAAATTGCTCCATATTGAAAGATAcaagaagataaattgttattatattttcatatgaaGCAATTTGCcaatttacaatattacaagAGGGTAAATCGTATTAAACCCATATAacatatatcatataaaatgtcaatttttaatttaatttgaaaaaatatgtattaataattaatgcattAAAGAAAGTTACCAAATAGTTTTTGCGAAT encodes:
- the LOC105172161 gene encoding (+)-neomenthol dehydrogenase yields the protein MHVLLSLLTLSYSPPTIKHTHTRKQSQRLKDSQRHFLLLISHRHSHSSMAEASSTVIKATRYAVVSGANKGIGFEICRQLASHGITVVLTARDENKGLQAINQLKGSALSDHVIFHQLDVTDLESIFSLAEFIKSQFGKLDILVNNAGISGAIFHVEKIEAVGPFIREANVNWDDIVTQTYEAAAEGLQTNYYGAKRLSEALLPLLRLSDSPRIVNVSSASGKLKYITNEWAKKVLTDAENQESLDQVLNEFLKDFKEGNLYVEGQPGVLAAYTISKAAMNAHTRILAKKHPGFRINSVCPGYVKTDINCNTGILTVQEGAESVVRLALLPVDGPSGLFFVRNQVSSLEE